One stretch of Sinomonas terrae DNA includes these proteins:
- the qcrA gene encoding cytochrome bc1 complex Rieske iron-sulfur subunit → MGNPSDGAPQHGGTVATAGQAGGVFEDPGIPPHRLRLSDTDPKAAKRAERQVTVLFIISVIGTVVFLVSYFAIDLGPTSTVDTIRTQNILLGFSTAFAMLGIGTGIVHWAKSLMPDHEVSEARHELRSEEDRQAAVKIVDDIIEETGIKRRPLIRNTIIGALALAPLPALAVFGDLGPNATDMLRHTMWAPNAQTGKKVRLTRDPDGTPIKAADVTIGSAFHVIPEGLNDLKENKNNEKAKAVVLLMRLNPEDLHVSPGRESWNYNGIVAYSKICTHVGCPVALYEQQTHHLLCPCHQSTFDLTHECQVIFGPASRPLPQLPIEVDSDGYLVATSDFHEPVGPSYWEREYS, encoded by the coding sequence ATGGGCAACCCTAGTGACGGAGCCCCACAGCATGGGGGCACCGTAGCTACGGCTGGTCAGGCCGGGGGTGTGTTCGAGGATCCGGGGATCCCGCCGCACCGCCTGCGTCTGTCCGACACCGACCCCAAGGCCGCGAAGCGCGCAGAGCGCCAGGTCACCGTACTGTTCATCATCTCGGTGATCGGCACAGTGGTGTTCCTTGTCTCGTACTTCGCCATCGATCTCGGTCCAACATCGACCGTTGACACGATTCGCACGCAGAACATTCTGCTGGGTTTCAGCACCGCTTTCGCGATGCTGGGGATTGGTACGGGCATCGTGCATTGGGCGAAGTCGCTCATGCCCGATCACGAGGTCTCGGAAGCGCGCCATGAGCTGCGCAGCGAGGAGGACCGCCAGGCCGCAGTCAAGATCGTTGACGACATCATCGAGGAGACGGGCATCAAGCGCCGCCCCCTCATCCGGAACACCATCATCGGTGCTCTGGCGCTGGCTCCCCTGCCCGCCCTCGCCGTCTTCGGCGATCTCGGCCCCAACGCGACGGACATGCTCCGTCACACCATGTGGGCCCCCAACGCGCAGACGGGCAAGAAGGTCCGCCTGACCCGCGACCCGGATGGCACGCCAATCAAGGCTGCTGACGTCACCATCGGCTCCGCGTTCCATGTGATTCCCGAAGGCCTGAATGACCTGAAGGAGAACAAGAACAACGAGAAGGCCAAGGCCGTCGTCCTGCTTATGCGCCTCAACCCCGAAGACCTCCATGTCTCGCCCGGTCGGGAGAGCTGGAACTACAACGGCATCGTTGCGTATTCCAAGATCTGCACGCACGTCGGCTGCCCCGTGGCGCTGTACGAGCAGCAGACCCACCACCTCCTCTGCCCGTGCCACCAGTCGACCTTCGACCTCACGCACGAGTGCCAGGTGATCTTCGGCCCGGCGAGCCGTCCGCTCCCGCAGCTGCCGATCGAAGTTGATTCTGACGGGTATCTCGTGGCCACTTCGGACTTCCACGAACCCGTTGGACCGAGCTACTGGGAGCGTGAGTACTCGTGA
- the qcrC gene encoding cytochrome bc1 complex diheme cytochrome c subunit, which translates to MKSLSQKRRHPLAVVALLVMGLLLTGALYSVASSANQAKADTGFSAADVTAGQKLFVANCATCHGMGAQGSPAAPSLVGVGAAAVDFQVGTGRMPMEANGPQAEQKPVQFNDTQTRQLAAYVASLGAGPSLPDPAMLDGQGDATHGGELFRVNCAMCHNAAAAGGALTRGKFAPPLAGVTAQHIYEAMETGPQNMPVFSDANISPEGKRDIITYLQTIERQGSPGGADLGGLGPVSEGLFMWVAGLGVIIAFTIWLTSRTS; encoded by the coding sequence GTGAAGTCACTCTCGCAGAAGCGGCGGCATCCGCTAGCAGTCGTGGCACTGCTGGTCATGGGGCTCCTGCTGACCGGTGCCCTCTACTCGGTGGCGAGCTCCGCCAATCAGGCCAAAGCGGATACTGGATTCTCGGCCGCCGACGTGACCGCGGGCCAGAAGCTCTTCGTGGCCAACTGTGCGACGTGCCATGGGATGGGGGCCCAGGGATCTCCCGCGGCCCCGTCTCTGGTCGGCGTCGGTGCTGCCGCCGTCGACTTCCAGGTTGGCACGGGCCGTATGCCGATGGAGGCGAACGGCCCTCAGGCGGAGCAGAAGCCCGTTCAGTTCAATGACACTCAGACGCGTCAGCTCGCTGCCTACGTCGCGTCGCTCGGTGCCGGTCCGTCGCTTCCGGATCCCGCCATGCTCGACGGCCAGGGAGACGCCACCCATGGTGGCGAGCTCTTCCGCGTCAACTGCGCGATGTGCCACAACGCTGCCGCTGCCGGTGGCGCCCTGACGCGCGGAAAGTTCGCTCCGCCGCTTGCCGGCGTGACGGCCCAGCACATCTATGAGGCCATGGAGACCGGCCCCCAGAACATGCCGGTGTTCAGCGACGCGAACATCTCGCCTGAGGGCAAGCGCGACATCATCACGTACCTGCAGACCATCGAGCGGCAGGGTTCGCCCGGCGGCGCCGATCTCGGCGGCCTTGGCCCAGTTTCGGAGGGTCTCTTCATGTGGGTCGCTGGTCTGGGCGTCATCATCGCCTTCACCATCTGGCTCACGTCCCGGACCTCCTGA
- the ctaE gene encoding aa3-type cytochrome oxidase subunit III: protein MTTATHAPTTPAHPTLNRPNMVSVGTVVWLSSELMFFAGLFAMYFTLRASGQISTGGAGTLGLWATETSHLDFPYALVNTIVLVSSSFTCQMGVFAAERLQPRRTGGLFQFAKWGMVEWFVLTFLMGAFFVAGQATEYTTLVSEHITLSSNAYGSAFYITTGFHGLHVIGGLIAFLFIIGRAFAAKRFGHYEATSAIVVSYYWHFVDVVWIGLFLVIYVLK, encoded by the coding sequence GTGACGACAGCGACTCATGCCCCGACAACCCCGGCACATCCCACGCTGAACCGCCCCAACATGGTCTCCGTCGGGACCGTGGTGTGGCTTTCGAGCGAGCTGATGTTCTTCGCCGGCCTCTTTGCCATGTACTTCACCCTCCGCGCCTCCGGTCAGATTTCCACCGGTGGGGCTGGGACCCTCGGCCTCTGGGCCACGGAGACGTCCCATCTGGACTTCCCCTACGCGCTCGTGAACACGATCGTGCTGGTCTCCAGCTCGTTCACGTGCCAGATGGGTGTGTTCGCCGCCGAGCGCCTCCAGCCGCGGCGCACGGGGGGACTGTTCCAGTTCGCCAAGTGGGGCATGGTCGAGTGGTTCGTGCTGACGTTCCTCATGGGTGCATTCTTCGTCGCAGGCCAGGCCACTGAATACACGACGCTCGTCTCCGAGCACATCACGCTCTCGTCGAACGCCTACGGCTCGGCCTTCTACATCACGACGGGCTTCCACGGCCTTCACGTCATCGGCGGCCTCATCGCCTTCCTGTTCATCATTGGGCGGGCGTTTGCTGCGAAGCGCTTCGGGCACTATGAAGCCACGTCGGCCATCGTCGTCTCGTACTACTGGCACTTCGTCGACGTCGTGTGGATCGGGCTCTTCCTGGTCATCTACGTCCTCAAGTAG
- the trpD gene encoding anthranilate phosphoribosyltransferase yields the protein MTSQDQGANSAHSWRTLIGSLVRGQDLTQEQTGWAMDTIMSGNATEAQIAGFLVGLRAKGETVEELTGLVDTMVARATPISIEGEKLDIVGTGGDQQNTVNISSTAALVLAGAGARVVKHGNRAASSSAGSADVLEALGVRLDMSVERVAASAVECGITFCFAQVFHPSFRHTAVPRRELAIPTAFNILGPLTNPARVQASAVGSADPRMAPLIAGVLANRGSRGLVFRGDDGLDELTITTTSRVWEVRDGRVEESLLDPLDLGISRAPLDALRGGDAQHNAAVVRSVLGGDKGPVRDAVVLNAAAGLVAFDLASEGPLIERLLEAKLRAEDAIDSGAAAQSLQTWVEFSRG from the coding sequence GTGACCAGTCAGGACCAAGGAGCCAACTCCGCGCACAGTTGGCGGACCCTCATCGGATCCCTCGTGAGAGGCCAAGACCTCACGCAGGAGCAGACCGGTTGGGCGATGGACACCATCATGTCCGGCAATGCGACCGAGGCCCAGATCGCGGGATTCCTCGTCGGCCTTCGGGCCAAGGGCGAGACGGTCGAGGAGCTCACCGGCCTTGTGGACACGATGGTCGCTCGCGCTACGCCGATCTCCATCGAAGGCGAGAAGCTGGACATTGTCGGCACCGGCGGCGACCAGCAGAACACTGTGAACATCTCCAGCACGGCTGCGCTCGTCTTGGCCGGAGCCGGGGCGAGGGTCGTGAAGCATGGAAACCGGGCGGCGTCGTCGTCGGCGGGTTCCGCCGACGTTCTGGAGGCGCTCGGGGTGCGGCTCGACATGAGCGTGGAGCGAGTTGCTGCCTCAGCCGTCGAATGCGGCATCACGTTCTGCTTCGCCCAGGTATTCCATCCGTCGTTCCGGCACACCGCGGTGCCGCGGCGCGAACTCGCGATCCCGACGGCATTCAACATTCTCGGCCCGCTCACCAATCCGGCTCGTGTCCAGGCCTCGGCCGTAGGCTCAGCTGATCCTCGGATGGCGCCTCTCATTGCGGGCGTCCTGGCCAACCGGGGGAGCAGGGGCCTAGTCTTCCGCGGTGACGACGGACTGGACGAGCTCACGATCACGACGACCTCCCGTGTGTGGGAGGTCCGTGACGGGCGCGTCGAGGAGTCTCTGCTGGATCCTCTCGACCTCGGGATCTCCCGCGCCCCGCTCGACGCTCTCCGTGGCGGCGATGCCCAGCACAACGCAGCCGTTGTCCGCAGCGTTCTGGGCGGCGATAAGGGACCGGTGCGGGACGCCGTCGTCCTCAACGCCGCCGCCGGCCTCGTGGCGTTCGACCTCGCAAGCGAAGGCCCGCTGATCGAACGGCTCTTGGAGGCGAAGCTGCGCGCTGAAGATGCCATCGACTCTGGCGCCGCCGCCCAATCGCTTCAGACCTGGGTGGAATTCAGCCGGGGCTAG
- a CDS encoding Lrp/AsnC family transcriptional regulator, giving the protein MITAFVFIRTESNKIPEAAEKISAIPGVSEVYSVTGEWDLIAIARVQQHEDLADVVADHLSKVEGVVETTTHIAFRAYSRHDLEAAFSIGLE; this is encoded by the coding sequence ATGATCACGGCATTCGTCTTCATCCGCACGGAGTCGAACAAGATCCCGGAGGCAGCGGAGAAGATCTCGGCGATTCCGGGCGTTAGCGAGGTGTACTCGGTCACGGGCGAGTGGGATCTGATCGCCATCGCGCGCGTCCAGCAGCACGAGGACTTGGCCGACGTCGTCGCGGACCACCTCTCGAAGGTGGAGGGCGTCGTGGAGACGACGACGCACATCGCCTTCCGCGCGTATTCGCGGCATGACCTCGAGGCCGCTTTCTCAATCGGCCTCGAATAG
- a CDS encoding DUF3054 domain-containing protein, with amino-acid sequence MTPEALALPSRVRTTVLALVGDAVVVLVFAAMGRGFHGEANPVLGVLSTAWPFLAGAALGWALPVVRRRPLALWPSGVSVWLGAYIVGMLLRAVTGQGLAVTFLVVALCFLGLFIVGWRAVARLLGRVAGRR; translated from the coding sequence ATGACCCCTGAAGCCCTCGCCCTGCCGAGCCGCGTCCGAACCACCGTGCTTGCCCTCGTCGGGGACGCCGTCGTCGTCCTTGTGTTCGCCGCGATGGGCCGCGGGTTCCACGGCGAGGCAAACCCCGTTCTGGGCGTGCTTTCGACTGCGTGGCCCTTCCTGGCCGGGGCGGCTCTCGGGTGGGCGCTTCCGGTAGTGCGGCGGCGTCCGCTGGCCCTCTGGCCTTCCGGGGTGAGTGTGTGGCTCGGGGCCTACATCGTCGGCATGCTGCTGCGCGCGGTCACCGGGCAGGGGCTCGCTGTGACGTTCCTGGTCGTCGCGCTGTGCTTCCTCGGCCTGTTCATTGTGGGATGGCGCGCGGTCGCCCGGTTGCTTGGCCGCGTCGCCGGACGCCGCTGA
- a CDS encoding VOC family protein produces MPEIVPCLWFDTQAEEAAEFYVSVFPNSKVTSVDRYGEAGPRPAGTVLTAAFELDGKPFLALNGGPEFTFDEAVSMQVFCADQQEVDHYWASLTADGGQESQCGWLKDRFRFSWQIVPTRLTELLHDPDPARAQRAMSAMLRMRKIVIAEIEDAADGG; encoded by the coding sequence GTGCCGGAGATCGTCCCTTGCCTCTGGTTCGACACCCAGGCGGAAGAAGCGGCCGAGTTCTACGTCTCGGTGTTCCCGAACTCGAAGGTCACCTCAGTCGACCGGTACGGCGAAGCCGGGCCTCGACCAGCCGGAACCGTGCTGACAGCCGCCTTCGAACTCGACGGCAAGCCCTTCCTCGCTTTGAACGGCGGCCCTGAGTTCACGTTCGACGAAGCCGTGTCCATGCAGGTGTTCTGCGCCGATCAGCAGGAAGTGGACCATTACTGGGCCTCCCTGACGGCCGACGGCGGCCAGGAGAGCCAGTGCGGTTGGCTCAAGGACCGGTTCAGATTCTCGTGGCAGATCGTGCCGACGCGCCTGACGGAACTCCTGCATGACCCGGATCCAGCTCGGGCGCAGCGTGCGATGAGTGCCATGCTTCGAATGCGCAAGATCGTCATTGCCGAGATCGAGGATGCTGCCGACGGCGGCTGA
- a CDS encoding YciI family protein yields MTQYLIAMYQPDGVVPPPEVLGPIMEKLEAFNADLRAANALVFGNGLTDAASATVLRHNGREVVVTDGPYVEGKEHLGGFEIIDVPDLDAALTWSRRLAEITGLPIEVRAFADVRGVVERA; encoded by the coding sequence ATGACTCAGTATCTGATCGCCATGTACCAGCCCGACGGCGTCGTTCCGCCGCCCGAGGTCCTCGGTCCCATCATGGAGAAGCTCGAAGCGTTCAATGCCGATCTCCGGGCGGCCAATGCCCTGGTCTTCGGCAACGGCCTGACAGATGCGGCTTCGGCCACGGTGCTTCGGCACAACGGGCGCGAAGTTGTGGTGACGGACGGGCCGTACGTCGAAGGCAAGGAACATCTCGGCGGCTTCGAGATCATCGATGTCCCGGATCTCGACGCAGCACTGACGTGGTCCCGCCGTCTCGCCGAGATCACGGGCCTTCCGATTGAGGTGAGAGCGTTCGCCGACGTGCGTGGGGTGGTCGAGCGGGCGTGA
- a CDS encoding RNA polymerase sigma factor, which yields MNPADAVAAVFREEYGRAVSVVLRTTQDLGLAEEAVQEAFTAAAERWPSEGVPERAGAWIITTARRRAVDRFRRETARGGKEAEAALLRQYDDDGDPDVFGDDRLKLLFVCCHPALSLQARIALALKVLGGLTTAQIASAFLVSETTMAQRLSRAKAKIRDSRIPYRVPSGSELPERLAAVLSVVYLIYNEGYSADLGTQADRAGLCREAIRLCRTISHLLPDEPEGEGLLALMLLSESRLQARSGPHGALIPLAEQDRSLWDDALISEGLSLVGRCLRRGRLGPYQLQAAIQAVHSTAPSASATDWQRVVRLYDALAQLAPGPVVELNRAVALAEVTGPEAALAVVDRLKLGDYHVFHAVRADLLRRLGRADQAAHEYADAARLAPSPGERAFLQARMRDLGAS from the coding sequence GTGAACCCAGCGGATGCCGTGGCGGCCGTTTTTCGCGAGGAATACGGTCGCGCGGTGTCCGTCGTCCTCCGCACGACGCAAGACCTAGGGCTGGCCGAAGAGGCTGTGCAGGAGGCCTTCACCGCGGCGGCCGAACGATGGCCATCGGAAGGAGTTCCAGAGCGGGCTGGGGCGTGGATCATCACGACGGCGAGGCGCCGCGCCGTCGACCGCTTCCGCAGGGAGACAGCGCGTGGCGGCAAAGAGGCGGAAGCGGCCCTTCTCCGCCAGTACGACGACGACGGCGACCCTGACGTCTTCGGTGACGATCGCCTGAAGCTCCTCTTCGTCTGCTGCCATCCCGCGCTCTCACTGCAGGCGCGGATCGCCTTGGCGCTCAAGGTGCTTGGAGGCCTGACAACGGCACAGATCGCTTCGGCCTTCCTAGTGAGCGAAACGACGATGGCCCAAAGGCTCTCGCGGGCGAAGGCGAAGATCCGGGACAGCCGGATTCCGTATCGGGTGCCCTCAGGGAGTGAGCTGCCGGAGCGGCTCGCCGCGGTCCTCTCGGTCGTCTACCTCATCTACAACGAGGGCTACTCGGCGGACTTGGGCACCCAAGCCGATCGCGCAGGACTCTGCAGGGAGGCCATCCGGCTATGCCGGACCATCTCGCATCTGCTCCCGGACGAGCCCGAAGGCGAGGGGCTGCTTGCACTCATGCTCCTCTCCGAGTCCCGGCTTCAGGCCAGATCCGGGCCACACGGCGCTCTGATCCCGCTTGCAGAACAGGATCGCTCGCTCTGGGACGATGCGCTCATCTCGGAGGGGCTCTCACTCGTAGGGCGATGTCTCCGGCGAGGGCGGTTGGGCCCCTACCAGCTTCAGGCGGCAATTCAAGCCGTGCACAGTACGGCGCCCTCGGCGAGCGCAACGGATTGGCAGCGCGTCGTCCGCCTGTACGACGCCCTGGCGCAGCTTGCGCCTGGCCCCGTCGTGGAGCTGAACAGGGCAGTCGCCCTTGCCGAAGTCACCGGCCCGGAAGCGGCCCTCGCCGTCGTCGACCGGCTCAAGCTCGGGGACTACCACGTCTTCCACGCGGTGCGGGCCGACCTGCTGCGGAGGCTGGGGCGCGCGGACCAAGCCGCGCACGAGTATGCCGACGCTGCGCGCCTAGCGCCGAGCCCGGGGGAGAGGGCCTTTCTTCAGGCCAGGATGAGAGACCTCGGGGCGTCGTGA
- a CDS encoding sigma-70 family RNA polymerase sigma factor — translation MESVHRLPAATMAPVLPDESHREEPHRDDHENQQDSLDPWHEDVPEDLETTDSDRAPADTLARASAAGDLAVEYLGVADALARRFRCPGHDPEDLRQVARLGLMKAAKRYRTGRGHGFVPYAVPTITGELKRYLRDQSWIVRPPRGIQELRLKVNAARPRLAQTLGHEPTTLELSRELSVNVEDVAEAQIADASMVPDTIEHADSPEDPQGRRLSVVVATEDPGFEHVESLHALSGALEDASEQDLELLRLRFVQELTQDEIAQHLGVSQMQVSRLLRRLLGRLRRRMAA, via the coding sequence ATGGAAAGCGTTCACAGACTGCCCGCTGCAACGATGGCGCCGGTCTTGCCCGATGAATCGCACCGCGAAGAGCCACATCGCGACGATCACGAGAACCAGCAGGATTCCCTAGATCCGTGGCACGAGGACGTTCCGGAGGATCTCGAGACGACAGACTCCGATCGCGCCCCCGCGGACACGTTGGCCCGTGCGAGCGCGGCCGGGGACTTGGCGGTCGAGTACCTTGGCGTCGCGGACGCCTTGGCACGCCGTTTCCGCTGCCCTGGCCATGACCCGGAAGACCTTCGGCAAGTCGCGAGGCTCGGCCTCATGAAAGCGGCCAAGCGCTACCGTACGGGCCGCGGCCATGGCTTCGTGCCCTACGCTGTGCCCACGATCACGGGCGAACTCAAGCGCTACCTCCGCGATCAGTCGTGGATCGTGCGGCCGCCGCGGGGGATTCAGGAGCTGCGATTGAAGGTCAACGCGGCGCGCCCACGCCTAGCCCAGACCCTCGGCCACGAGCCCACGACCCTCGAGCTCAGCCGGGAGCTGAGCGTGAACGTCGAGGACGTGGCCGAGGCCCAGATCGCCGACGCCTCGATGGTGCCCGACACAATCGAGCACGCAGACTCTCCTGAGGACCCGCAGGGGCGCAGGCTGAGCGTGGTGGTGGCCACTGAAGATCCCGGCTTCGAGCACGTGGAGTCCTTGCATGCGCTCTCCGGCGCCCTCGAGGACGCCTCCGAGCAGGACCTTGAGCTTCTCAGGCTTCGCTTCGTCCAGGAACTGACTCAGGACGAGATCGCCCAGCACCTCGGCGTGAGCCAGATGCAGGTGTCCCGTCTCCTGCGCCGGCTCCTCGGCCGTCTTCGCCGCCGGATGGCGGCGTAG
- a CDS encoding NADH:flavin oxidoreductase/NADH oxidase, translated as MCADTLFSPITLRGTSIRNRLWVSPMCQYSVEKVDGVPTPWHFAHLGSFARGGAGLVMTEATAVSAEGRISAWDTGLWNGDQQEAWRGIVEFIHSQGATAAIQLNHAGRKASTYREWSGHGTQPVEDGGWEAVAPSAVAFDGYAVPRELTEAEIGEIVADFGGATARAVEAGFDIIELHAAHGYLLHQFLSPLSNQRNDGYGGSLENRARFLLETVREVRRVAGEAIPIFVRFSATDWAGDEGWNVEDTITVAKWAAKEGADWFDISTGGLVPNVRIPVGPKYQVSFATEVKEGTGHPVNAVGLITTPQDAGQIVESGEADAVMVGREFLRDPHFALRAAHELGVEVDYWPPQYTRAKWRR; from the coding sequence ATGTGCGCCGATACGCTCTTCTCCCCCATCACTCTCAGAGGAACCAGCATTCGCAACCGGCTCTGGGTCTCCCCTATGTGCCAATATTCGGTGGAGAAGGTGGACGGTGTGCCAACGCCCTGGCATTTCGCCCATCTGGGTTCCTTCGCCCGCGGAGGGGCGGGGCTGGTGATGACCGAAGCCACGGCTGTCTCCGCCGAGGGCCGTATTTCGGCTTGGGACACAGGGCTGTGGAACGGGGACCAACAGGAAGCCTGGCGCGGCATCGTCGAGTTCATCCACTCGCAGGGTGCAACGGCAGCCATTCAACTCAACCACGCGGGCCGCAAAGCGTCGACGTACCGGGAATGGAGCGGCCACGGGACGCAGCCCGTCGAGGACGGGGGCTGGGAGGCGGTGGCCCCGTCGGCGGTCGCGTTCGACGGATACGCGGTGCCGCGCGAGCTGACCGAGGCCGAGATTGGTGAAATCGTCGCTGACTTCGGAGGAGCGACGGCGCGTGCCGTCGAGGCAGGGTTCGACATCATCGAACTCCACGCGGCGCACGGCTACCTCCTCCACCAGTTTCTCTCACCGCTATCGAACCAGCGCAATGACGGCTATGGCGGGAGCCTCGAGAATCGAGCCCGCTTCCTTCTTGAAACAGTGCGGGAGGTTCGGCGCGTGGCAGGAGAAGCGATTCCGATCTTCGTCCGCTTCTCCGCAACAGACTGGGCCGGAGACGAGGGGTGGAACGTTGAGGACACCATCACGGTCGCGAAGTGGGCTGCAAAAGAAGGCGCCGACTGGTTTGACATCTCGACGGGCGGCCTTGTGCCCAACGTCCGGATCCCCGTAGGCCCGAAGTACCAGGTGAGCTTTGCGACCGAGGTCAAGGAAGGCACCGGTCATCCTGTGAACGCCGTCGGGCTGATCACGACGCCTCAGGATGCAGGGCAGATCGTCGAGTCCGGGGAGGCTGATGCGGTAATGGTCGGCCGGGAGTTCCTTCGCGACCCCCACTTCGCCCTGCGCGCTGCGCACGAACTGGGCGTGGAGGTCGACTACTGGCCGCCGCAGTACACGCGTGCCAAGTGGCGGCGTTGA